One region of Miscanthus floridulus cultivar M001 chromosome 19, ASM1932011v1, whole genome shotgun sequence genomic DNA includes:
- the LOC136527383 gene encoding calcium/calmodulin-regulated receptor-like kinase 2 produces the protein MVDRSSRAVLIGVTAGVAAALLAAAGVLLAIWLYRRRASVATARTRSLESPSATLRADGAGCASLDSSVSVSVVSESVADWGHPPPPKRAAFWAWRGGGAGHNGREPPPLSVSGIPKYHYKDLQKATSNFTTILGQGSFGPVYRAVMATGEVVAVKVLASDSRQGEREFQTEVALLSRLHHRNLVNLVGYCVEKGQRILIYEYMSNGSLARLLYGDNKRSLSWQERLQIAHDISHGIEYLHEGAVPPVIHRDLKSDNILLDHSMRAKVADFGLSKEEVYDGSKSGLKGTYGYMDPDYMSTNKLTKKSDVYSFGIILFELITAINPQQGLMEYINLAAIGGEGRVDWEEILDKDLLVGNIPEEVRMLADVAYRCLNKSPRKRPWISEVTQAISRLRQRQLTKYDALTLPRSETRTVLRRIEYQHVELSDLTSMKELTPIRVS, from the exons ATGGTCGATAGGAGCAGCAGGGCCGTGCTCATCGGGGTCACCGCCGGCGTCGCGGCCGCGCTGCTCGCGGCGGCGGGTGTGCTCCTGGCCATCTGGCTCTACCGCCGGCGGGCCAGCGTCGCCACCGCACGGACGCGGTCCCTCGAGTCGCCCTCGGCCACGCTGCGGGCCGACGGCGCCGGATGCGCCAGCCTCGACTCCAGCGTCTCCGTCTCCGTGGTCTCCGAGAGCGTCGCCGACTGGGGCCACCCGCCACCGCCCAAACGCGCCGCGTTCTGGGCCTGGAGAGGAGGCGGCGCCGGCCACAACGGCAGGGAGCCGCCGCCGCTGTCCGTCTCCGGGATCCCAAAATACCATTACAA GGATCTGCAGAAGGCTACCAGCAACTTTACCACAATTCTGGGGCAAGGATCGTTCGGTCCTGTGTACAGAGCTGTAATGGCCACCGGTGAAGTGGTAGCTGTAAAGGTGCTCGCGAGTGATTCAAGGCAAGGGGAAAGAGAGTTCCAGACTGAG GTAGCATTGCTTAGCAGGCTGCATCATAGGAATCTTGTTAATTTGGTTGGGTATTGTGTGGAAAAAGGGCAGCGCATTCTGATTTATGAGTACATGAGCAATGGGAGTTTGGCAAGACTTTTATATG GTGACAATAAACGGAGTTTGAGCTGGCAAGAAAGGCTGCAAATTGCTCATGATATCTCTCATGGAATTGAGTATCTGCATGAAGGG GCTGTTCCACCTGTTATTCACAGGGATCTAAAGTCTGATAATATACTTTTGGACCATTCGATGAGGGCCAAG GTTGCAGACTTTGGTCTATCAAAGGAGGAAGTGTATGATGGAAGTAAGTCTGGCCTCAAGGGCACCTATGGATATATGGATCCTGATTACATGTCCACAAATAAGTTAACAAAGAAGAGTGATGTGTACAGTTTCGGCATAATACTTTTTGAACTGATAACAGCCATAAATCCGCAACAAGGTCTAATGGAGTACATTAATCTG GCAGCAATTGGAGGGGAGGGAAGGGTTGATTGGGAGGAGATACTGGATAAGGACCTCCTAGTAGGGAACATCCCTGAAGAGGTCCGGATGCTTGCTGATGTTGCCTACCGATGCCTTAACAAGAGTCCAAGGAAGCGCCCCTGGATATCAGAGGTCACGCAGGCCATCTCAAGGCTCAGGCAGCGCCAGCTGACAAAGTATGATGCGCTAACTCTGCCAAGGAGTGAGACCAGGACCGTCCTTAGGAGGATAGAGTACCAGCATGTGGAGCTTAGTGACCTCACCAGCATGAAAGAACTTACGCCGATAAGGGTATCATGA